One stretch of Daphnia carinata strain CSIRO-1 unplaced genomic scaffold, CSIRO_AGI_Dcar_HiC_V3 NW_026453148.1, whole genome shotgun sequence DNA includes these proteins:
- the LOC130702692 gene encoding DNA-directed RNA polymerase III subunit RPC1-like yields MQPKKASCDIVQRLQGKQGRFRGNLSEEWVDFSGRTVISPDPNLRIDQVGVPELVAKILTFPTRVNEANIELMRKLVKNGADVYPGANYLQEKDSDVKTFLKDENRDRIARNLKLGDLIERHMMDEDIVLFNRQPSLHKISIMCHRAKVLPHRTFRFNECVCTPYNAHFDGDEMNLYFPQTEEARAEALILMGNKSNLVSPRNGELLIAPTQDFITGAYLLTLKDAFFDRAKTCQMVASMLTAHEVNMVIKLPPPCIQKPAALWSGKQIFSLILRPNPGDRIKVNLKTKGKDYSTKNEELCTNDGFLLVRNSEVLAGSVDKSTIGSGSKMNIFYVLLRDYGVDFAIQAMWKLGRVASYYMMNRGFSIGIGDVTPGKTLLKEKQVLLDNGYAKCDEYVRLLTIGQLPCLPGCNKEESLESKILKELSGIRDQAGEVCKKELHPSNSPLVMSKSGSKGSFINISQMIACVGQQALNGKRVPNGFEDRSLPHFKRHSKIPAAKGFVSNSFYSGLTPTEFFFHAMDGHEGLVDTAVKTAETGYMQRRLVELLEDLCCQYDSTVRNSTGEIIQFVYGGDGLDPTYMEAKDRPVDFQRALVHIKAASPYADEDPLDDIELQQAFDTIMEKDAFKSLGVDFKHELRIFVEDQVRRIRKVRERYKMEGRPLLPVEKHLERITDGQLREFCEFSKEKYHGAKIEPGTAVGALCAQSIGEPGTQMTLKTCHFAGVASMNITQGVPRIKEIINASKAISTPVISTQLLIDNDPEYARRVKGRIEKTILGEVTEYFEEVYLPDDCYMLIKLDVNRIRLLKLEVDANSIQRSLCTCKLGIKPAFIKVISETIVIVKPAPSVKSSMYHVMQFLKEQLPKVVIKGLPTVSRAVINIDGTRKPPRYSLLVEGDNMREVMATYGVQGTSTTSNNILEVFSTLGIEAAKATIAKEIQYTMESHGMSVDRRHVALLSDLMSCRGEILGITRDGLGKMKESILMLASFKRASDHLFDASYYGQEDEITGVSECIIMGIPMSIGTGAFKLLHKTGNTVPPKRMPLIFDVPEYHLPEYGSRI; encoded by the exons ATGCAGCCAAAAAAGGCATCATGTGATATTGTTCAACGTCTTCAAGGCAAACAGGGACGTTTTCGTGGAAATCTTTCAGAAGAGTGGGTCGATTTCTCGGGTAGAACGGTCATTTCACCCGATCCAAATTTGCGGATCGATCAAGTGGGAGTTCCAGAATTGGTTGCCAAAATTTTGACTTTCCCTACTCGTGTGAACGAAGCAAACATTGAGCTCATGAGGAAGTTGGTAAAAAATGGAGCAGACGTCTATCCCGGCGCCAATTATCTTCAAGAGAAAGACTCAGATGTCAAAACGTTCTTGAAAGATGAAAACCGCGATAGAATAGCCCGCAATCTGAAG ttaggTGATTTGATTGAAAGGCATATGATGGATGAAGATATAGTTCTTTTCAATCGCCAACCATCTTTGCACAAGATATCTATTATGTGCCACAGGGCAAAGGTTTTACCCCATCGTACTTTCCGCTTTAATGAATGCGTCTGTACGCCCTACAATGCACATTTTGATGGAGATGAAATGAATCTCTATTTTCCCCAAACAGAAGAAGCACGCGCTGAAGCTTTGATACTTATGGGAAATAAGTCCAATTTAGTATCACCACGCAATGGCGAATTGTTGATCGCACCAACTCAG GATTTCATCACCGGGGCGTATCTACTGACTTTAAAGGATGCATTCTTTGATCGAGCCAAAACCTGTCAAATGGTCGCATCAATGCTAACGG CTCATGAGGTGAATATGGTCATCAAGCTTCCTCCTCCTTGCATTCAAAAACCTGCAGCTCTTTGGTCaggaaaacagatttttaGCCTTATTCTACGACCTAACCCTGGAGATCGCATTAAAGTCAATTTGAAAACCAAAGGAAAAGATTATTCGACAAAAAATGAGGAGTTGTGCACCAACGACGGATTTCTTTTGGTTCGGAATTCCGAGGTGCTAGCCGGTAGCGTCGATAAATCTACAATTGGCTCCGGTTCAAAAATGAACATATTTTACGTGTTACTACGTGACTACGGAGTGGATTTCGCCATCCAGGCTATGTGGAAACTCGGTCGTGTAGCTTCTTATTACATGATGAACCGAGGATTTTCCATCGGCATTGGAGATGTTACACCTG GCAAAACGTTGCTGAAAGAGAAGCAAGTACTTTTGGACAATGGTTACGCGAAGTGCGACGAATACGTTCGTCTTCTCACCATAGGTCAACTGCCTTGCCTTCCTGGTTGCAATAAAGAAGAGTCATTAGaatcaaaaatattaaaag AACTTTCTGGAATTCGTGACCAGGCCGGAGAGGTTTGTAAAAAAGAGTTGCATCCAAGCAATAGCCCGTTAGTCATGTCCAAAAGCGGGTCCAAAGGATCCTTCATTAATATATCCCAAATGATTGCCTGTGTCGGCCAGCAAGCTTTGAATGGCAAACGAGTTCCTAATGGTTTCGAAGATCGTAGTTTGCCACACTTTAAGCGGCATTCCAAGATCCCCGCTGCTAAAGGATTTGTTTCAAACAGTTTCTATTCGGGGTTGACGCCTacagaattctttttccacgCAATGGATGGACATGAGGGTCTAGTAGATACTGCCGTAAAGACTGCCGAGACTGG gtacATGCAACGACGACTTGTTGAGTTGTTGGAAGATCTGTGTTGCCAATACGATTCGACCGTAAGAAATTCTACCGGTGAGATCATACAGTTTGTTTATGGAGGCGATGGTTTGGACCCCACCTACATGGAAGCCAAAGATCGCCCTGTGGATTTTCAAAGAGCTCTTGTTCACATCAAAGCAGCGTCCCCTTATGCCGATGAAGATCCGTTAGATGACATTGAATTACAACAAGCTTTTGATACTATTATGGAGAAGGATGCCTTCAAATCACTTGGGGTCGACTTCAAACATGAACTTAG AATTTTTGTGGAGGATCAAGTCAGACGTATCCGTAAGGTACGGGAGCGTTATAAGATGGAAGGTCGGCCACTATTACCTGTAGAAAAACACTTGGAGCGCATAACCGATGGTCAACTACGAGAGTTCTGCGAATTTTCCAAAGAGAAGTATCATGGTGCAAAAATTGAGCCGG GCACCGCTGTCGGAGCCCTTTGCGCGCAGAGCATTGGCGAACCGGGTACTCAAATGACATTAAAGACTTGTCACTTCGCTGGTGTGGCATCCATGAACATCACACAGGGAGTTCCTAG GATTAAGGAAATCATTAACGCCTCAAAGGCCATTAGTACACCAGTTATCTCCACCCAACTCCTAATTGACAACGACCCAGAATATGCGCGACGAGTAAAAGGAAGGATAGAAAAAACCATTCTCGGAGaa GTGACGGAATATTTCGAAGAAGTATATCTGCCTGATGACTGCTACATGTTGATTAAACTAGACGTGAACCGAATCCGCTTGCTGAAACTTGAGGTGGATGCAAATTCTATCCAGCGgag cCTCTGTACGTGTAAGCTGGGAATAAAACCAGCTTTCATCAAAGTCATCAGTGAAACAATAGTCATTGTTAAGCCCGCTCCATCTGTAAAATCGTCAATGTATCATGTGATGCAGTTCCTCAAGGAACAATTGCCTAAGGTCGTTATAAAG GGCTTACCAACTGTTAGCCGAGCTGTTATCAACATCGACGGTACAAGGAAACCGCCCAGGTATTCTTTGCTTGTAGAGGGTGACAATATGCGCGAAGTGATGGCGACCTACGGCGTTCAAGGAACATCAACGACTTCTAACAATATCTTGGAAGTCTTTAGCACCCTAGGAATTGAAGCTGCCAA GGCAACAATTGCCAAAGAAATTCAGTATACTATGGAAAGTCATGGCATGAGTGTCGATCGCCGACATGTTGCCTTGCTATCCGATCTAATGAGTTGTCGTGGTGAAATCTTGGGTATCACCAGGGATGGTTTGGGTAAAATGAAGGAGTCCATTTTGATGTTGGCGTCG TTTAAGAGAGCTTCTGATCATTTATTCGATGCGTCTTACTATGGCCAGGAGGACGAAATTACTGGAGTATCAGAATGCATCATCATGGGCATACCTATGTCAATCGGAACAGGAGCTTTCAAGCTGCTGCATAAAACGGGGAATACTGTTCCGCCAAAACGAATGCCACTCATTTTTGATGTACCAGAATATCACTTACCAGAG TACGGGAGTCGCATTTGA
- the LOC130702695 gene encoding anaphase-promoting complex subunit 15B-like produces the protein MWLNSVATKNSDMLPIGKTSSEPVDEDEDEEDEEEHEDDDSESREAEDSDIDSFTVNGPNFNRDLGEGPPRLANLTMDLSE, from the exons ATGTGG CTGAACTCAGTAGCTACGAAGAACAGTGATATGTTGCCTATTGGAAAGACGTCGTCAgag CCTgtagacgaagatgaagatgaagaagatgaggagGAACATGAAGATGATGACAGCGAAAGTCGTGAAGCAGAAGACAGTGATATAGACTCCTTTACTGTCAATGGGCCAAACTTTAATCGTGACCTTGGTGAAGGTCCACCTAGACTTGCCAACCTTACTATGGATCTCAGTGAATAA